One Solanum lycopersicum chromosome 4, SLM_r2.1 DNA window includes the following coding sequences:
- the LOC138348002 gene encoding uncharacterized protein — protein MVKFQLSDDDEKSFAELKIRLTKAYVLTVLEGSDGYVIYCDASRVGLGCVLMQRGKVITYGSRKIMVHEKNYPTHDLKLAAVVFALKIWRHYLYGVHGVPLMSILDSGVTIQNGTELSLVVKEKQNSDPILIELKGTVHNQRVEVFFQGEDGVLCYQGRLCVPDVGELRQYIFAEAHNSSYSIHPGATKMYRDLREVYWWNDMKRDIAYL, from the exons atggtcaagttccaatTGTCAGATGACGatgagaaaagctttgcagaattgaaaatTAGATTGACTAAAGCATATGTCTTGACTGTactagagggttcagatggttatgttatctattgtgatgcatcaagagttggcctaggttgtgtattgatgcagagAGGTAAGGTGATAACTTATGGCTCTAGAAAAATTATGgttcatgagaaaaactatccaactcatgacctcaagcttgcagcagtggtgtttgcactcaagatctggagacactacttgtatggtgttcac GGAGTTCCCCTTATGAGCATATTAGACAGTGGTGTAACAATTCAGAATGGGACAGAATTGTCTTTGGTAGTTAAAGAAAAGCAAAACAGTGACCCAATCTTGATTGAACTTAAGGGTACAgtccataatcagagagtggaggttttcttcCAAGGGGAAGATGGTGTACTTtgctaccagggtagattgtgtgttcctgatgtgggcgaGTTGAGGCAATATATTtttgcagaagcccataactctagCTATTcaattcatccaggtgccactaagatgtaccgcgatctgcgagaagtctattggtggaatgacatgaagagggatatagcatatttatga